From Methanocella paludicola SANAE, a single genomic window includes:
- a CDS encoding PAS domain-containing protein, translated as MSPKFASATPSDVNKTREQLLSELHELRAQVDILREAGVKSKDMAEDLRESEKNLLLAQRISHLGFWVWDIDKDVLEWSDEVYRILGLTPQEFRPSYELFLSFVHPEDRGLVSIAVQDALDGKKPYGIDWRILRRGGSAGYAHSEEVVSYSNGKPVRMIGTILDITELMRAEEALRNSERLYRAIGESIDYGVWVCAPDGRNIYASESFLKLVGLIQQQCSDFGWGDVLHPDDAERTIEAWKECVRAEGTWDIEHRYRGVDGQYHPILARGVPVRDEHGKIICWAGINLDISRLKRTEAELKEAKAQAELYLDLMGHDINNMNQVGIGNLELALETLKEDGRVKKEDLELLEKSLHAITDSSRLIDNVRKLRSTMSKEHQLQPIDLKEVLLGVKEQFSKTNGQDVTINYTPIEGHVMATDLVRDVFINIVGNAIKHSDANKPLEINISQFHIYGTDESYHKVIIEDNGPGIPDELKTRIFNRFERGNTKAKGKGLGLFLVKTLVHDFNGKIWVEDRVPGDHTKGARFMVVLPAVEKVDEKP; from the coding sequence ATGAGCCCAAAATTCGCTTCCGCCACCCCATCGGATGTCAATAAGACGAGGGAACAACTTTTATCGGAATTGCACGAGCTTAGGGCTCAAGTAGATATTCTAAGGGAAGCCGGGGTTAAGAGTAAGGACATGGCTGAAGACCTGCGGGAAAGCGAGAAAAATCTATTATTAGCCCAGAGAATTTCCCATCTTGGATTTTGGGTTTGGGATATTGACAAGGACGTTCTGGAATGGTCGGATGAGGTTTATCGTATACTTGGATTGACGCCGCAAGAATTCCGGCCTAGTTATGAGTTGTTTTTAAGCTTTGTACATCCAGAAGACCGGGGACTGGTAAGTATTGCCGTTCAAGATGCCCTGGATGGAAAAAAGCCTTACGGCATCGACTGGCGTATTCTAAGAAGGGGTGGCTCAGCGGGCTACGCTCATAGCGAAGAAGTAGTATCATACTCGAATGGCAAGCCTGTTCGCATGATCGGAACTATTCTGGACATCACCGAACTCATGCGGGCCGAGGAAGCGTTGCGTAACAGTGAACGCCTGTATCGTGCCATTGGGGAGTCGATCGACTATGGCGTGTGGGTGTGCGCCCCCGATGGGCGTAACATCTATGCGAGCGAGTCGTTCCTGAAGCTGGTCGGGCTTATACAGCAGCAATGTTCTGACTTCGGGTGGGGCGATGTGCTCCATCCTGACGATGCTGAGCGCACCATCGAAGCGTGGAAGGAGTGCGTACGCGCCGAAGGGACATGGGATATAGAGCATCGCTATCGGGGGGTTGACGGTCAGTATCATCCTATCCTGGCGCGCGGCGTGCCGGTGCGCGATGAGCATGGTAAGATCATATGCTGGGCAGGTATCAACCTCGATATCAGCAGGCTCAAGCGGACAGAGGCGGAACTGAAGGAAGCCAAGGCGCAGGCCGAACTATACCTGGACCTAATGGGCCACGATATTAATAACATGAACCAGGTGGGCATTGGCAACCTCGAGCTCGCCCTCGAGACGTTAAAGGAAGATGGCAGGGTCAAGAAAGAAGACCTGGAGCTTCTGGAGAAGTCCCTGCATGCCATCACGGATAGCAGCCGGCTTATCGATAATGTGAGAAAGCTCCGGTCGACTATGTCCAAAGAACATCAGCTCCAGCCGATCGACCTGAAAGAAGTCCTCCTGGGCGTTAAAGAACAGTTCTCGAAGACCAACGGCCAAGATGTCACGATCAATTATACGCCCATCGAGGGCCACGTCATGGCGACCGACCTGGTCAGGGACGTATTCATCAACATCGTCGGGAATGCCATCAAGCACTCCGACGCTAATAAGCCCCTGGAGATAAACATAAGCCAGTTCCACATCTATGGCACCGACGAGAGTTACCACAAGGTCATCATCGAGGACAACGGCCCCGGCATACCGGACGAATTGAAAACTCGTATATTCAACCGGTTCGAGCGGGGCAACACGAAGGCAAAGGGGAAAGGCCTGGGACTCTTCCTGGTGAAGACGCTCGTACATGATTTCAACGGCAAGATATGGGTGGAGGACCGTGTCCCCGGCGACCATACGAAGGGCGCCAGGTTCATGGTCGTGCTTCCGGCGGTTGAAAAGGTTGACGAGAAGCCTTAA
- a CDS encoding cupredoxin domain-containing protein, with amino-acid sequence MKIGVLIMLAMVALFLTGTATAATEQVLIRHFQFQPAEITINKGDTVTWMHPGPVSHTVKFADSESPILKNGGMYSKKFDQAGTFNYECGIHPYMKGTVIVK; translated from the coding sequence ATGAAGATTGGAGTACTGATCATGCTAGCTATGGTAGCCCTATTTTTAACGGGCACTGCCACCGCGGCCACAGAACAAGTGCTGATCAGGCACTTTCAATTCCAGCCGGCCGAGATAACGATAAATAAAGGGGACACGGTCACGTGGATGCATCCGGGCCCGGTAAGCCATACCGTTAAATTCGCAGACTCCGAATCGCCGATCCTGAAGAATGGCGGTATGTACTCTAAAAAGTTCGACCAGGCGGGCACGTTCAACTATGAATGCGGGATCCACCCGTATATGAAAGGGACGGTCATCGTTAAGTAG
- a CDS encoding PAS domain-containing protein has translation MASRSKPGKKSGSTHSADSGDRDRLIAGLKARNADLEKYKARVEQLEADLGKNDEMTRQLLEQKLYGMWVNVGNRVAYINEAGARILGAPDPGEVVGKALEDIIHPDYREIVQDRINAMIGSESAVPIVEEKYLRVDGRAVDVDVWAMRFTYKGASAILAVFKDITERKRAEEALKLTQFALDNFGDSAIWVTKDGRLAYVNQAACRSLGYSREELLSMHIWDIDPGYSPEKIWELWPVRMLDHNTKFESTHVASDGRVFPVEVTSCYTRYGDEEYLITFDRDITERKQAEKVLQESEERFRKVFDNAATGILIADVDRGYQAVNDRFCEITGYSREKLLTMGCEDIVHPDDQAMDIAEVQRLVRGEASSFMRDLRYVHASGRTIWARVNVSLMRNSDHEEPRIIAVIEDITERKQAEGALRESKERYRELVENANSIILRADRDGNITYFNEYAQRFFGYTGEEILGRNAIGTIIPATDSAGRNLAMMLDDLLQHPEAYRMNVHQNRRKNGELVWISWTNKAIYDDEGNVAGLFSIGNDITPLKMAEEELNKARVQAELYLDLMGHDINNMHQVALGYLELASNMPPGEEQARLLNKPVEVLQRSARLIQNVRKLQKHREGVFQTQKINVSRMLVDVQGEYGAIPNKRVMLNVNGHEGCIVRANELLHDVFANLVSNAVKHTGDKADIIVGLDIVKDNDRQYCRVIVEDDGPGIPDESKDRIFNRTLKGTNKARGMGLGLYLVKSLVESYNGRVYVEDRVNGDHTKGARFVVMLPAIE, from the coding sequence ATGGCATCGAGATCCAAGCCCGGGAAGAAGTCTGGCAGTACACATAGCGCAGATTCCGGTGACAGGGACCGGCTCATCGCCGGGCTAAAAGCCCGAAATGCAGACCTCGAAAAATATAAGGCCAGAGTAGAGCAGCTGGAAGCCGATTTAGGGAAAAATGACGAGATGACCCGCCAGCTACTGGAGCAGAAATTGTACGGGATGTGGGTCAACGTCGGTAACAGGGTCGCCTACATCAACGAGGCCGGGGCCCGGATCCTGGGGGCGCCGGATCCCGGCGAAGTCGTGGGAAAGGCACTGGAGGACATCATCCATCCCGACTACCGGGAAATTGTGCAGGACCGTATCAATGCGATGATCGGTAGCGAAAGCGCCGTGCCTATTGTCGAGGAGAAGTACCTCCGTGTCGACGGCCGGGCTGTGGACGTGGACGTCTGGGCGATGAGGTTCACCTACAAAGGAGCGTCGGCCATCCTGGCGGTGTTCAAGGACATCACCGAACGTAAGCGGGCCGAGGAGGCGTTGAAGCTCACCCAGTTCGCCCTGGATAATTTCGGGGATTCCGCCATCTGGGTTACGAAGGATGGGCGCCTCGCCTACGTGAACCAGGCGGCGTGCAGGTCCCTCGGATATTCGAGGGAAGAACTATTATCCATGCATATATGGGACATAGACCCTGGCTACTCGCCGGAGAAGATCTGGGAATTGTGGCCAGTGAGGATGCTGGACCACAATACGAAGTTCGAGTCCACGCACGTGGCCAGTGACGGACGGGTGTTCCCCGTGGAAGTCACGTCCTGTTACACACGGTATGGGGATGAGGAATATCTGATCACGTTCGACCGGGACATCACCGAACGCAAGCAGGCCGAGAAAGTATTACAGGAGAGCGAGGAACGGTTCCGTAAGGTCTTCGATAATGCGGCCACCGGTATACTCATCGCCGATGTCGATCGCGGGTACCAGGCGGTCAACGATCGGTTCTGCGAGATCACGGGCTATAGTCGTGAAAAATTATTGACGATGGGCTGTGAGGATATTGTCCATCCGGATGATCAGGCTATGGATATTGCCGAAGTCCAGCGCCTGGTAAGAGGGGAGGCTTCGTCATTCATGCGTGACCTACGCTATGTACATGCGAGTGGCAGGACCATCTGGGCTCGCGTGAACGTTTCATTGATGCGTAATAGCGACCATGAAGAGCCCCGTATCATTGCTGTCATAGAAGATATCACCGAGCGTAAGCAGGCTGAGGGGGCGCTGAGGGAGAGTAAGGAACGGTATCGGGAGCTTGTTGAGAATGCCAACAGCATCATCCTGCGGGCGGACCGGGACGGCAACATCACGTATTTCAACGAGTACGCCCAGCGGTTCTTCGGCTATACCGGGGAGGAAATCCTGGGCAGGAACGCGATAGGGACGATCATTCCAGCGACCGATTCTGCGGGCAGGAACCTTGCCATGATGCTGGATGACCTGTTACAGCATCCGGAAGCGTACCGGATGAACGTCCACCAGAACAGGCGCAAGAACGGCGAGCTCGTCTGGATCTCCTGGACCAATAAGGCCATCTACGACGATGAGGGTAACGTAGCCGGACTATTTTCTATCGGCAACGATATAACCCCGCTCAAGATGGCCGAGGAAGAGTTAAATAAGGCCAGGGTTCAAGCCGAGCTCTACCTCGACCTGATGGGCCATGATATTAACAATATGCACCAGGTGGCTTTGGGTTACCTGGAATTAGCCAGTAACATGCCACCGGGTGAGGAGCAGGCGAGGCTGCTAAATAAGCCGGTGGAGGTGCTCCAGAGGAGTGCCCGGCTCATCCAGAATGTGAGGAAGCTGCAAAAGCACCGTGAGGGCGTGTTCCAGACCCAGAAAATAAACGTGAGCAGGATGCTTGTGGACGTGCAGGGGGAGTATGGAGCTATTCCCAATAAGCGTGTAATGTTAAATGTAAATGGTCATGAGGGTTGTATTGTCCGGGCAAATGAGCTGTTACACGATGTCTTCGCCAACCTTGTAAGCAATGCGGTCAAGCATACCGGGGACAAAGCGGACATCATCGTTGGCCTGGATATAGTAAAGGATAATGACAGGCAGTATTGCCGCGTGATCGTGGAGGACGACGGGCCGGGCATACCGGACGAGTCGAAGGACAGGATATTCAACCGGACGCTGAAGGGTACAAATAAAGCCCGGGGCATGGGCCTCGGATTGTACCTGGTCAAGTCACTCGTAGAAAGCTATAATGGCCGGGTGTATGTGGAAGACCGGGTGAATGGAGACCATACGAAGGGCGCCAGGTTCGTGGTCATGCTGCCGGCCATTGAATAG
- a CDS encoding TATA-box-binding protein produces the protein MNSVGIEVKPKPQATVQNIVSSADLGCLLNLNSVCIAFGLENVEYEPEQFPGLVLRLDPPKVAVLLFGSGKMVITGSKTPKTPKTPSPALSGN, from the coding sequence ATGAATAGCGTCGGTATCGAAGTAAAGCCGAAGCCGCAGGCCACCGTGCAGAACATTGTCTCGTCGGCTGACCTGGGGTGCCTGCTCAACCTGAACTCCGTTTGCATTGCCTTCGGGCTCGAGAACGTCGAATATGAGCCCGAGCAGTTCCCCGGCCTCGTGCTCAGGCTGGACCCGCCAAAGGTCGCCGTGCTGTTATTCGGCAGCGGCAAGATGGTCATCACGGGCAGCAAGACGCCGAAGACGCCGAAGACGCCGTCGCCCGCATTATCAGGGAATTAG
- a CDS encoding TVP38/TMEM64 family protein — protein sequence MAFRMLDLRIGVLAVWLIALAGATVTIGPGTLMQDYTKVTPEGIRQIIESYGIFSVVAYEFLHAIRPFTFLPVTPFTIAGGYIFGQLYGLAFAMLGTTLAATITFFLSRYIFRDYIKKRLSTHYAGFDSRFDNGGIFTVASLRVVPIVPFDAVGYVAGVSSIRFKDYVIGTLIGEFPGALILTMLGNNLRNIDSIWFAVSLVLAALLFILPEAYRRLNKKPAPEKSINPDK from the coding sequence ATGGCTTTCCGGATGCTCGACCTGAGGATAGGAGTGCTGGCAGTCTGGCTGATAGCGCTCGCTGGCGCCACAGTTACTATCGGCCCCGGGACGCTTATGCAGGATTATACGAAAGTGACCCCCGAGGGCATTCGTCAGATCATCGAGTCCTATGGTATCTTCTCCGTCGTGGCCTATGAATTCCTTCACGCGATACGGCCCTTCACATTTCTGCCTGTAACGCCATTCACCATCGCGGGCGGCTATATTTTCGGGCAGCTCTACGGCCTGGCCTTCGCCATGCTCGGCACCACGCTGGCCGCGACCATCACGTTCTTTTTGTCCCGCTATATTTTCCGGGACTACATAAAAAAGCGCCTGAGCACGCATTATGCCGGCTTCGACAGCCGTTTTGATAACGGCGGCATCTTTACCGTGGCATCCTTGAGGGTCGTCCCTATCGTACCGTTCGACGCCGTCGGATACGTGGCCGGTGTTTCCAGCATTCGCTTCAAGGACTACGTCATCGGCACCCTGATCGGCGAGTTCCCGGGCGCGCTGATACTGACCATGCTGGGCAATAATTTGAGGAATATCGACTCCATCTGGTTCGCCGTGAGCCTTGTGCTGGCCGCCCTGCTCTTTATACTCCCCGAAGCCTACCGGCGCCTTAATAAAAAGCCCGCGCCGGAAAAGAGCATTAATCCAGATAAGTGA
- a CDS encoding PAS domain-containing sensor histidine kinase has product MAFAMKGSGELRAFIDGFLGSVPGAFIVLDKEWRLVYLNSDALRLFTGNNESLIGRPLEEVYPRRFSHLISPQTIRGLLEGKENTDDRYSNDFRKWFRISAYSTDSGIFIRLEDITLEKAANRSRIINQFSVDRAGDMILWFKPNGHIIYANETSSKSLKFDRRELASMMVTDIDPSFTDNKWAAFVEDLRTRDSVVYESSLRASNRSFIQVEVSWNYMVYYGEEYLIASARDITERKRAEKALRESEEKYRVLVENVNDIVWQIDEKFVYTYISPQIYDAWGYTPEEVVGKTPMDFMPPDEAEQVSKSLEDVARKRDKLFMYENQHIRKDGRIMYMEVSGQPIIDENGVYRGYRGVARDITERKHTEVALQKSEASLARAQFLAHIGNWSWDLGTNELEYSDECYRLLGYKPGEIKPVPFDFFTSHIHPDDKGSFFNAIRESIQDVKPFSIDFRLVKPDGTIVYMHDDGEVQYDAWGKPVRMFGTVQDITEHKRAEEALRESEEKFRKFFDIPLIGAAITSPEKRFILVNDKLCEMFGYSREELLKTSWDKITSPEDMPRNLDAFKRLMSGEIDTYTFEKRFIHKNGSIVYVLLSVECIRREDGTVDYLISNYNDITKRKHAEIALQEAKNQAEIYLDLMGHDINNLNQIALGYLELANDQLKDDKVRELISKPVEVITSSSNLIENVRKLQKSRTHGLRIEAIDLNDVLSRLKTHYSKVPDKEVHIELTSSPNAFIMANGLINDVFSNLIINAIKHSNNAKPVNICIRLERVTGVKELIKVAIEDNGPGIPDEIKNKLFTRFQRGNTKATGKGLGLYLVKTLLDDFHGKVWAEDRVQGDYTRGSRFVVTLPAVEK; this is encoded by the coding sequence GTGGCGTTTGCCATGAAAGGCTCCGGGGAGTTGAGGGCTTTTATCGATGGGTTTTTGGGAAGCGTTCCCGGGGCGTTCATCGTTCTCGATAAGGAGTGGCGTCTTGTCTACTTGAATAGCGATGCCCTGCGGTTATTCACTGGTAATAATGAATCGCTGATAGGACGGCCGCTCGAGGAAGTATATCCGAGACGGTTTAGCCACCTGATTTCTCCTCAGACGATACGGGGACTATTAGAGGGTAAAGAAAATACCGATGACAGGTACTCGAACGATTTTCGTAAATGGTTCAGGATATCGGCATATTCTACCGATTCTGGCATCTTCATCCGGCTTGAAGATATTACGCTGGAAAAGGCCGCGAACCGTTCGCGGATTATTAACCAGTTCTCGGTTGATCGTGCCGGGGATATGATTCTCTGGTTTAAGCCCAATGGCCATATAATTTATGCGAATGAGACTTCGAGCAAATCGCTAAAATTTGATCGGAGAGAACTGGCGAGCATGATGGTGACGGATATCGATCCGTCTTTCACGGACAATAAGTGGGCCGCATTCGTCGAAGACCTGAGAACGAGGGACTCGGTGGTCTACGAGTCGAGCCTCCGGGCCAGTAACAGGTCTTTCATCCAGGTGGAAGTGTCCTGGAATTACATGGTTTATTATGGTGAAGAATACCTGATCGCGTCCGCACGGGATATCACCGAGCGCAAGCGTGCTGAGAAGGCGTTACGCGAAAGTGAGGAGAAGTATAGGGTTCTTGTCGAGAACGTTAACGATATCGTCTGGCAAATAGACGAGAAATTTGTCTACACATACATTAGCCCGCAAATTTACGACGCCTGGGGCTATACTCCTGAGGAGGTCGTCGGTAAGACCCCGATGGATTTTATGCCCCCTGATGAGGCAGAGCAAGTATCTAAGTCCCTGGAAGATGTGGCCAGAAAAAGGGACAAGTTGTTTATGTATGAGAATCAGCACATCCGTAAAGATGGCCGAATCATGTATATGGAGGTGTCCGGCCAGCCGATCATCGATGAGAACGGCGTTTATAGGGGATACCGGGGCGTCGCCAGAGACATCACCGAGCGTAAGCATACCGAAGTGGCGCTGCAAAAGAGCGAGGCAAGCCTTGCCAGAGCCCAATTCCTCGCTCATATTGGGAACTGGAGTTGGGATTTAGGCACGAACGAGCTCGAATATTCGGATGAATGTTACCGTTTGCTCGGGTATAAGCCCGGTGAAATTAAGCCCGTTCCCTTCGACTTCTTCACTTCCCACATCCACCCTGATGATAAAGGATCCTTTTTTAATGCTATCCGTGAATCCATTCAGGACGTTAAGCCATTCAGCATCGACTTCCGTTTAGTCAAACCTGATGGTACTATCGTCTATATGCACGACGATGGGGAGGTGCAATATGATGCCTGGGGTAAACCAGTCAGGATGTTCGGGACGGTGCAAGACATCACCGAGCACAAGCGGGCCGAAGAGGCGCTGCGGGAGAGCGAGGAAAAGTTCCGAAAATTTTTTGACATACCGTTGATAGGTGCGGCTATTACTTCGCCGGAGAAGCGATTTATTCTGGTCAACGATAAATTGTGTGAAATGTTCGGCTATTCCCGAGAGGAACTGTTAAAAACTAGCTGGGATAAAATTACCAGTCCGGAAGACATGCCCAGGAATTTGGACGCCTTTAAAAGGCTAATGTCTGGCGAGATAGATACCTATACTTTTGAAAAGCGGTTCATCCATAAAAATGGCAGCATCGTTTATGTGTTATTGTCTGTCGAATGTATTCGCCGTGAGGATGGGACGGTCGATTATTTGATATCCAACTATAACGATATCACCAAGCGCAAGCATGCTGAGATAGCTTTACAAGAGGCAAAAAATCAGGCGGAAATATACCTGGATTTAATGGGACATGATATTAATAACCTGAACCAGATCGCTCTCGGATATCTTGAACTGGCCAACGACCAGCTAAAGGATGATAAGGTCAGAGAGCTTATTTCAAAGCCCGTCGAGGTCATAACGAGCAGCTCCAACCTGATAGAGAATGTGAGAAAGCTCCAAAAATCAAGGACACACGGGCTTAGGATAGAAGCTATAGATTTGAACGATGTGCTGTCCAGGTTGAAAACACATTACTCTAAAGTGCCCGATAAAGAGGTCCATATTGAGCTTACTTCGAGTCCAAATGCTTTTATCATGGCTAACGGGCTTATTAACGACGTATTCTCCAATCTTATAATAAATGCGATCAAACACTCCAACAATGCTAAACCCGTAAATATCTGCATACGATTAGAACGTGTAACCGGGGTAAAGGAACTTATCAAGGTGGCTATCGAGGATAACGGCCCGGGCATCCCGGACGAAATTAAGAATAAACTGTTCACCCGCTTCCAGAGAGGCAATACCAAAGCGACCGGTAAAGGCCTTGGATTATATCTCGTGAAGACTCTGCTTGACGACTTCCACGGAAAAGTATGGGCAGAAGATCGTGTTCAAGGGGATTATACCCGGGGCAGCAGGTTCGTGGTCACGCTGCCGGCCGTAGAAAAGTGA
- the cysS gene encoding cysteine--tRNA ligase, which yields MALRFYNTLASKVEDFVPLHDMEVKMYVCGPTVYDYCHMGHARAYVVFDTIRRYLQYKGYKVTYVQNFTDVDDKILKRAAEQNVPPKELAEKFINAYFEDMDRLNILRADYYPRVSQNLPAIIDMIKALVDKGYAYVSDGSVYFSVDSMSEKVGALSHQSYDALKVGARVEVDERKRNPMDFALWKASKPGEIISWESPWGPGRPGWHIECSAMSMTTLGPNIDIHGGGLDLVFPHHESEIMQTEAYTGKPPFAKYWIHNGFLLVNKEKMSKSLGNFFLVRDVLKKFSPDTVRFFILNTHYQSPLDFNDQALEDASRGLERIKNAISGIEARIRSPLAGAASIPGVPERLSESKKRFEERMDDNLDTREALAEIFELTRDVNRWLAEGDMPADQWKEVLDLYGIYSDVLGIKWTGSMEDLFASELLQLIVDIRDAVRKKKDYETSDLIRKRLKELGITIEDSKEGTKIKRI from the coding sequence ATGGCGCTTCGATTCTACAACACGCTCGCCTCGAAGGTTGAGGATTTTGTCCCCCTTCATGACATGGAAGTTAAGATGTACGTCTGCGGGCCTACCGTTTATGATTATTGCCACATGGGCCATGCCCGGGCCTACGTCGTTTTCGATACCATTCGTCGTTACCTTCAGTATAAGGGATATAAGGTCACCTATGTGCAGAACTTTACGGACGTCGATGATAAGATATTGAAGCGTGCCGCGGAGCAGAACGTGCCCCCAAAGGAGCTTGCTGAAAAGTTCATTAACGCCTACTTTGAGGACATGGACCGGCTGAACATCCTTCGTGCGGACTATTACCCCAGGGTCAGCCAGAATCTCCCGGCCATTATCGATATGATCAAAGCCCTTGTGGATAAGGGCTATGCCTACGTGTCCGACGGCAGCGTCTACTTTAGCGTTGACAGTATGTCCGAGAAGGTCGGCGCCCTCTCGCACCAGTCTTATGATGCCCTAAAAGTCGGGGCTCGCGTTGAAGTCGATGAGCGCAAGCGTAACCCGATGGATTTCGCCCTGTGGAAGGCCTCGAAGCCCGGCGAGATCATCTCGTGGGAGAGTCCCTGGGGTCCCGGGAGGCCCGGGTGGCACATCGAGTGCTCGGCCATGTCCATGACTACGCTGGGGCCGAATATCGATATCCACGGCGGCGGCCTGGACCTCGTCTTCCCTCACCACGAGTCGGAGATCATGCAGACCGAGGCGTATACCGGTAAGCCGCCCTTCGCAAAGTACTGGATCCATAATGGCTTCTTACTTGTTAATAAGGAGAAGATGTCCAAATCGCTTGGTAACTTTTTCTTAGTAAGGGATGTGCTGAAGAAATTTTCGCCCGACACAGTGCGGTTCTTTATTTTGAACACCCACTACCAGAGCCCTCTCGATTTCAACGACCAGGCGCTGGAGGACGCCAGCCGGGGCCTGGAGCGCATCAAGAATGCCATTTCCGGGATTGAGGCGCGCATCAGGAGCCCTCTAGCCGGTGCCGCATCTATACCGGGTGTCCCCGAACGCCTGAGCGAAAGTAAAAAGCGATTCGAGGAGCGCATGGACGATAACCTCGATACTCGCGAGGCGCTCGCCGAGATCTTCGAGCTGACCCGGGACGTGAACCGGTGGCTCGCCGAGGGCGATATGCCCGCCGACCAATGGAAAGAAGTGCTGGACCTTTACGGCATCTACTCGGACGTGCTGGGCATCAAGTGGACCGGGTCTATGGAGGACCTGTTCGCTTCCGAATTATTGCAGCTTATCGTGGATATCCGGGATGCGGTGAGGAAGAAAAAAGATTACGAGACTTCTGACCTGATCCGGAAGAGGCTCAAAGAGCTTGGTATAACCATTGAGGACTCGAAAGAGGGAACCAAAATAAAGCGCATATGA
- a CDS encoding tetratricopeptide repeat protein encodes MAQQRRMTRQVQIGLSHSEKARKLSSSGFYEEALKELNIALRAFEAENKNGLWDDAVAGVLNNAGYVYLFTGNYQGAEDTFRSALEIKERLNDKRSLAATLAGIADACRGQCRFDDAASRLQDALDIAVSIKDDAMGRALMASMDALERTRCDMPDANFKKVDFDELYAPAAGTDLSARLAHLSIKAKDPGEIIIAADIGFPYLMHDMGGSHPYPAMAFLFPKDTESVLIDQGVTDEEEHPVASTARKFSGILYGPGSYCRAGPQPMPVCKQYRYTFGEGHLLSWHIGANGWYHVEATLSLNYEAGLRLCIAMPFGSVKLRSSSISIDRPSDWSAISLVGGNFMEGRRLETARLPYDLHRAIYQGPAKARIKSEAGTTMRYGVLSLEMIK; translated from the coding sequence ATGGCCCAACAGAGGCGTATGACACGCCAGGTCCAGATAGGCCTCTCCCATAGCGAAAAGGCCAGAAAGCTCTCCTCAAGCGGCTTTTACGAGGAGGCTTTGAAGGAGCTGAACATAGCCCTGCGCGCGTTCGAAGCGGAGAACAAGAACGGCCTCTGGGACGACGCCGTCGCCGGCGTGCTCAACAACGCCGGATATGTCTATCTATTTACAGGAAACTACCAGGGCGCCGAGGATACGTTCCGCTCGGCCCTGGAGATCAAGGAGCGCCTTAACGATAAAAGGTCTCTCGCCGCCACTCTTGCCGGCATCGCGGACGCCTGCAGGGGCCAGTGCCGGTTCGACGATGCGGCCTCGAGGCTCCAGGATGCGCTGGACATCGCCGTTTCCATAAAAGATGATGCCATGGGCAGGGCGCTCATGGCCAGCATGGATGCCCTGGAGCGCACGCGGTGCGACATGCCCGACGCTAACTTCAAAAAGGTCGACTTCGACGAGCTTTATGCGCCCGCGGCCGGTACGGACCTGTCCGCCCGCCTTGCACACCTGAGTATCAAGGCCAAAGACCCGGGCGAGATAATAATAGCGGCGGACATAGGCTTCCCATACCTGATGCACGATATGGGCGGGAGCCACCCCTATCCGGCGATGGCATTCTTATTCCCGAAAGACACGGAAAGCGTACTCATAGATCAGGGCGTCACCGATGAAGAGGAACACCCGGTCGCTTCGACGGCCAGGAAGTTCAGCGGCATCCTGTACGGGCCCGGCTCCTATTGCAGGGCCGGACCGCAGCCCATGCCCGTATGCAAGCAATACCGGTACACGTTCGGAGAAGGGCACCTGCTGAGCTGGCACATCGGCGCCAACGGGTGGTATCACGTAGAAGCGACATTGAGCTTAAACTATGAGGCCGGGCTCAGGCTGTGCATCGCCATGCCATTCGGCAGCGTAAAATTACGGTCATCATCAATATCCATCGACAGGCCGTCTGACTGGAGTGCAATATCGCTCGTTGGCGGGAACTTCATGGAAGGCCGGAGACTTGAGACGGCAAGACTGCCATACGATCTGCACCGGGCTATATATCAAGGGCCCGCAAAGGCCCGGATCAAGTCAGAGGCGGGGACGACAATGAGATATGGCGTGCTAAGCCTCGAAATGATAAAATAA